GACCAGCAAGCGGTTCGCCCCGAGAACCGCCCCAATGACGAAGATCGGCGAAAACAGAGTTGTGAGTGAGTACTCACTCAGTTACTCTCGATCGGGTGAGCCCCAGAGCAACCCCACTTCCGCCGGACGAGCGCCGTGCCGCGCTGGTGGAGGCCACGCTGCCCTTGCTCGAGGAGTACGGCACCGACGTCAGCACCCGGCAGATCGCCGAGGCGGCCGGCGTCGCCGAGGGCACGATCTTCCGCGCCTTCGGCAGCAAGGACGCCCTGATCGATGCCGCGATCAGGACCGCGTTCGACGTCGACCCGCTGATCGACGCGCTGGCGGCGATCGACCGGACGCTGCCGCTGCGGGAGCGGCTGGTCGCCGCCGTCGACGTCACCCAGACCCGGTTGCGCGGCGTCTTCAAACTGCTGCTGGCGATGCGGATGCACCGCCCACCCGACTGGAAGGCGGACCCCGACGAGGCCGCCCGCCGCAAACTGGACGGCGAACGAGTCGACGAGGCCTTCATCGACGTGTTCCGCCAGGACGCCGACCTGCTGCGCTATCCACCGGCGGAGGTCGGCCATCGGCTCCGGCTGATCACCTTCTCCGCCACTCACCCATTGATTTCGGACGGTCGGACCATGACCGCCGAGGAGATCGTCGACTTCGCACTCGACGGTGTCCGCAACCATGACCCCGGGGGCAACTGATGCTGCTTCGCCTGTTGCGTACGCACCTGCGTCCGTACGCCGGCAACCTGTCCATGGTGGTCGTCCTGCAGTTGATCGGGACGATCGCCTCCCTCTACCTGCCGACCCTGAACGCCGACATCATCGACAAGGGTGTGGCCAAGGGCGACACCGGCTACATCGTCGGCACCGGCGGCTGGATGCTCGGTGTCAGCCTGGTGCAGATCATCTGCACGGTCAGCGCCGTGTACTTCGGAGCCAAGACCGCCGCGTTGTTCGGGCGCGACGTCCGGGCCGCCGTGTTCCACCGGGTCGGCGAGTTCTCCGCGCGGGAGGTGAACCAGTTCGGCGCGCCGACGCTGATCTCCCGCAGTACCAACGACGTCACCCAGGTCCAGATGCTCGTGGTGACCACCTGCACGATGCTGGTCGCCGCGCCGATAACGATGGTCGGCGGCATCATCATGGCGGTCCGCCAGGACGCCGGCCTGTCCTGGCTGGTCGCCGTCGCCGTACCGTTGCTGGCGGCATCGATCGGCTTGATCGCGAGCCGGATGGTCCCGCAGTTCCGCAAGATGCAGGTGAACATCGACGCGGTCAACCGGGTCCTGCGCGAGCAGATCACCGGTATCCGGGTGGTCCGGGCGTTCGTCCGGGAGCCGCACGAGGTCGAGCGGTTCGGCGAGGCCAACTCCAACGTCACGAACACCGCGATCCGGGCCGGCCGGCTGATGGCCCTGGTGTTCCCGGTCGTGATGCTGATCCTGAACCTGTCCACCGTGGCCGTGCTCTGGTTCGGCGCCTCCCGGGTCGAGAGCGGCGCGATGCAGGTCGGTGAACTGACCGCGTTCATCAGCTACCTGATCCAGATCCTGTTCTCGGTGATGATGGCGACCTTCGTGATGATCATGGTGCCGCGCGCGGCGGTCTGCGCCGACCGGATCAGCGAGGTACTGGACACCGAGTCCTCGGTCCGCCCGCCGGTCACGCCGATCAGGACCTTCGTCGGCCGAGGCGAACTGGTCTTCGAGAACGCCGAATTCTCATACCCCGGTGCGGCCGAGCCCGTACTGCGTGATGTCAGCTTCACCGCGTCGCCGGGCAAGACCACGGCGATCATCGGGAGTACCGGCGCCGGCAAGACGACCCTGCTGTCCCTGGTGCCGCGGCTGTTCGACACCACGGGCGGCCGCGTGCTGGTCGACGGGAGCGACGTCCGGGAGATCGAGCCGGACCTGCTCTGGGAGCGGATCGGCCTGGTTCCGCAACGGCCCTACCTGTTCTCCGGGACGGTGGCCAGCAACCTGCGCTACGGCAACCCCGACGCGACCGACGACGAACTGTGGGAAGCGCTCGAGATTGCCCAGGGCAAGGACTTCGTCGCGGCGATGCCGCAGGGACTGGACTCGCCGATCTCGCAGGGCGGCACGAATGTCTCCGGTGGTCAGCGGCAACGGCTCGCGATCGCCCGGGCGCTGGTCCGCAAGCCGGAGATCTACCTGTTCGACGACTCGTTCTCCGCGCTCGACCTGTCCACCGACGCGCGACTGCGGGCCGCGCTCGCGCCGGTCACCGCCGACGCGTGCGTGGTGATCGTGGCCCAGCGGGTGTCCACGATCATCGACGCCGACCAGATCGTCGTACTGGAAGACGGCGCGATCGTCGGCAAGGGCACCCATGACGAACTACTCCAGACCTGTTCTACGTACGTCGAGATCGTGGAGTCGCAGCGGTCCGCGGAGGAAGCAGCATGACCGACCAGAAGGTGGAAGAAACGGCGGCCGAGGACCGGCCCGTCGAGACGATCAAGTCGACCGAGCGGCCGACCACCGGCCGCGCGTTCGGTCCGCCCGGCGGCATCCCCGGCGACAAGTCGATGAACTTCGGCCCGTCGGCGAAGCGGTTGCTCAGGCGGCTGCGGCCGCACCGGCTCCAGGTCGGCGGCGTCGTCCTGCTCGCGATCGGCAGCGTGTCGTTGTCGGTGGTCGGTCCGAAGATCCTCGGCCGCGCGACCGACATCATCTTCGCCGGCGCGATCGGCAAAGGGCTGCCGAAGGACCTGACCAAGGAGCAGGTGATCGAGCAGGCGCGGGCGGCCGGGAACGGCCGGGTGGCCGATCTGCTCGGCGGCATCGACCTGGTTCCCGGTGTCGGCATCGACTTCGATGCCCTGCGCAACGTGTTGATGCTGGTCCTGGCCCTGTACGTCGGGTCGTTCTTCCTGTCCTGGATGCAGGGCTACATCTTGAACGGCGTGGTCCAGCGGACCGTGTTCGAGCTGCGCTCCGAGGTCGAGGACAAGCTGAACCGGCTGCCGCTGAGCTACTTCGACGGTGCCCCCCGCGGTGAGTTGCTGAGCCGGGTCACCAACGACATCGACAACATCTCGACCAGCCTGCAGCAGACGTTGAGTCAGTTGCTCACCTCGCTGCTGACGGTGATCGGCGTGGTCACCTTGATGTTCGTGATCTCGCCGACGCTGGCGCTGATCGCCCTCGTCACGATCCCGATCTCGATGGTGCTCACAGCGGCGATCGCGAAGCGCTCGCAGACCCGGTTCGTCGCGCAGTGGCGGCACACCGGCGCGCTGAACGGCCAGATCGAAGAGGCCTTCACCGGTCACGAGCTGGTCAAGGTGTTCGGCCGGCAGAAGGAGATCGAGGCGAGCTTCGCGCAGAAGAACGAGGAGCTGTACCAGGCGTCGTTCGGCGCCCAGTTCATCTCCGGTCTGATCATGCCGTCGATGATGTTCATCGGGAACCTGAACTACGTGGTGATCGCGGTCGTCGGCGGACTCCGGATCGCGTCGGGCTCGATGTCCCTGGGTGACGTGCAGGCGTTCATCCAGTACTCGCGGCAGTTCACCCAGCCGCTCACGCAGGTCGCCTCGATGGCGAACCTGCTGCAGTCCGGCGTCGCGTCGGCCGAGCGGGTGTTCGAAGTACTGGATGCCACCGAGCAGGTGCCGGACGAGGAGACGCCGGCCAAGGTGACGGATGCGCACGGCCGGGTGGAGTTCGAGCATGTGTCGTTCTCGTACACCGCGGACAAGCCGCTGATCACCGACCTGAGCCTGGTCGCCGAACCAGGGCAGACGGTCGCGATCGTCGGTCCGACCGGGGCGGGCAAGACCACTCTGGTCAACCTGATCA
The Kribbella voronezhensis DNA segment above includes these coding regions:
- a CDS encoding TetR/AcrR family transcriptional regulator; its protein translation is MSPRATPLPPDERRAALVEATLPLLEEYGTDVSTRQIAEAAGVAEGTIFRAFGSKDALIDAAIRTAFDVDPLIDALAAIDRTLPLRERLVAAVDVTQTRLRGVFKLLLAMRMHRPPDWKADPDEAARRKLDGERVDEAFIDVFRQDADLLRYPPAEVGHRLRLITFSATHPLISDGRTMTAEEIVDFALDGVRNHDPGGN
- a CDS encoding ABC transporter ATP-binding protein, encoding MLLRLLRTHLRPYAGNLSMVVVLQLIGTIASLYLPTLNADIIDKGVAKGDTGYIVGTGGWMLGVSLVQIICTVSAVYFGAKTAALFGRDVRAAVFHRVGEFSAREVNQFGAPTLISRSTNDVTQVQMLVVTTCTMLVAAPITMVGGIIMAVRQDAGLSWLVAVAVPLLAASIGLIASRMVPQFRKMQVNIDAVNRVLREQITGIRVVRAFVREPHEVERFGEANSNVTNTAIRAGRLMALVFPVVMLILNLSTVAVLWFGASRVESGAMQVGELTAFISYLIQILFSVMMATFVMIMVPRAAVCADRISEVLDTESSVRPPVTPIRTFVGRGELVFENAEFSYPGAAEPVLRDVSFTASPGKTTAIIGSTGAGKTTLLSLVPRLFDTTGGRVLVDGSDVREIEPDLLWERIGLVPQRPYLFSGTVASNLRYGNPDATDDELWEALEIAQGKDFVAAMPQGLDSPISQGGTNVSGGQRQRLAIARALVRKPEIYLFDDSFSALDLSTDARLRAALAPVTADACVVIVAQRVSTIIDADQIVVLEDGAIVGKGTHDELLQTCSTYVEIVESQRSAEEAA
- a CDS encoding ABC transporter ATP-binding protein, whose protein sequence is MTDQKVEETAAEDRPVETIKSTERPTTGRAFGPPGGIPGDKSMNFGPSAKRLLRRLRPHRLQVGGVVLLAIGSVSLSVVGPKILGRATDIIFAGAIGKGLPKDLTKEQVIEQARAAGNGRVADLLGGIDLVPGVGIDFDALRNVLMLVLALYVGSFFLSWMQGYILNGVVQRTVFELRSEVEDKLNRLPLSYFDGAPRGELLSRVTNDIDNISTSLQQTLSQLLTSLLTVIGVVTLMFVISPTLALIALVTIPISMVLTAAIAKRSQTRFVAQWRHTGALNGQIEEAFTGHELVKVFGRQKEIEASFAQKNEELYQASFGAQFISGLIMPSMMFIGNLNYVVIAVVGGLRIASGSMSLGDVQAFIQYSRQFTQPLTQVASMANLLQSGVASAERVFEVLDATEQVPDEETPAKVTDAHGRVEFEHVSFSYTADKPLITDLSLVAEPGQTVAIVGPTGAGKTTLVNLIMRFYELNGGRITLDGVDITELTRHDLRSRIGMVLQDTWLFGGTIRDNILYGNLKATEEDMLAAAKATYVDRFVHSLPDGYDTVIDEEGSNVSAGEKQLLTIARAFLADPQLLILDEATSSVDTRTEVLVQRAMAALRSDRTSFVIAHRLSTIRDADLILVMEDGSIVEQGNHHELLAVDGAYARLYNAQFSAAVVDHDGDEPAPTPVPPVPTTAQLITDDEDESALTP